In Aureibaculum algae, the following are encoded in one genomic region:
- a CDS encoding TetR family transcriptional regulator translates to MGRKKLGETRKLEIIKSFYLVAKKNGLENASIAKVADAMGISNGLVMHYFNTKDELLIGLNEYILNQHLHVMTSSNSKIIKCKSDLESLINNLFSRKWNQYFDDGVFYSCYALIYRNKAFNDSFKHYLLQLHSVLNSKLIEAYDNKVIYNNDIKNLSEIIFALIDGSYYYMGMFDLNNEAHQKQLTIYIKHCLSLFKYTNE, encoded by the coding sequence ATGGGCAGAAAAAAATTAGGTGAAACTAGAAAACTTGAAATTATTAAATCCTTCTATTTAGTCGCTAAAAAGAACGGATTGGAAAATGCCTCTATAGCAAAAGTGGCTGATGCAATGGGAATAAGTAATGGACTTGTGATGCACTATTTTAATACGAAAGATGAATTACTAATTGGTTTAAATGAATATATTTTAAATCAACATCTACATGTAATGACATCGAGCAACAGCAAAATTATAAAGTGTAAATCAGATTTAGAAAGTCTCATTAATAATTTATTTTCTAGAAAATGGAACCAATATTTTGACGATGGAGTCTTTTATAGTTGCTATGCCTTAATATATAGAAATAAAGCATTTAACGACAGTTTTAAACACTATTTATTACAATTACATAGTGTATTAAATTCAAAGCTAATAGAAGCTTACGACAATAAGGTTATATATAATAATGATATAAAAAATCTTTCGGAAATAATCTTTGCCCTCATCGATGGGTCCTATTATTATATGGGAATGTTCGACTTAAATAATGAAGCTCATCAAAAACAACTAACTATTTATATTAAGCACTGCTTAAGTCTTTTTAAATATACTAACGAATGA
- a CDS encoding CBU_0592 family membrane protein encodes MKVFFESLGWLGTFCFLWSYFMLIQGKWQATQKIFHWYNIIGSVLFVINGLYYSAWAVVFINFVWGIITCYGLYKTTFSK; translated from the coding sequence ATGAAAGTATTCTTTGAATCCTTAGGTTGGTTAGGTACCTTTTGTTTTTTATGGTCTTATTTTATGCTCATACAAGGAAAATGGCAGGCTACTCAGAAAATTTTTCATTGGTATAATATAATAGGTAGTGTATTGTTTGTAATCAATGGGTTATATTATTCTGCTTGGGCTGTCGTTTTCATCAATTTTGTTTGGGGCATTATTACTTGTTATGGTCTATATAAGACTACCTTTTCAAAGTAA